Below is a genomic region from Cyanobacterium sp. T60_A2020_053.
TTCCTTTTGCTTCTTCGACCGCTTTTTGCCTTGCATAAGCTAATCCTTGTCTGGTTTCTAAATAATATTTAATGGGATAAGATAAATTCCAATTATTTTGGTATTTTTTTATTACTTCAGCAGTATTATCGTTACTATTATTGTCAATAACTATTATCTCCCAGTTAATATCTTCGGTTTCAACTTGCTGTTTGAGTTTTTTGAGTACATCTGGAACTCTTTTTGCTCCGTTATAAGTACAGATGGCAACGGTAAAATCTATCATAATTAACTAAATATCAAATGATGGGATAGTGTTGAGTTTATCTTCAAACCTCAGTAATTTATCATACTCAATACTCAAGGTGAAAGAACTAATTTTTTTTCTGGACTAATTCTAAAATAAGACATATTTACTAACGCAAAACCATAGAATGCGCCAAGGCACAGAAGATTTTTTTAATACTGGTAAACGAATAAATTTACCGAATAAAAAGCGACCAATACCTTTTATACGTCCATAAAATCTTTCCTGAACTAAAGTTAAAAAGGGATATTTCGCATTAGAAGCATAGTCAGGCATAAAAGCTAATTTACTATAGAGTATATCGGCTCGATGTTTTAAGCTCAAACCATTTTTTTTATGTTCTAAATTGGGTTTTCCTCCATGTTCACCGTAGCAACGAAAGGGAATATAATTTTTTAATCCTCTGTTTCTTAAGTAACTATCAACTTCACCATCCCAAGATGAATAATTTTCTTCCCCATACTTTTCTTTAATTTCCTCTGCTAAATCTATCAAGTATTTTGCACTTTGAGGGGAAATAATATAAGCTACCATTGAGGTAGAAAAGCCTTGGGCATACATATCTGAAGATACGGAATACACTTGAGGGGCGCAGGTATAAAGCCAGTTAATACCTAATTTTTCCTCATTTTGAGGGAATGCTAAAGGTAGTTGATCCATATTGATAACTGGCACAAAATCCGCCTCAATAATTAAACAGGGTTTATTAATGTTAATAATTCTCTGCCAAGCGCCCTTGTGATTGAGCAAACACAAATAACTAGGAGAATAATTCTTGTTGGTTTCATTCAAAGGAGGTTGTCGTAAAATTTCACATTGAAAACCTTGATCTCGTAGCGTTTTTTCTAATAAATCGGTATTTTCTTTGTAAGCAATGATAAAAACCTGATTGATAAAACTACCGATGGAGGGTTTATTGGTGGAGGGCGCTGGGTTAATAAAGATTTTCTTACTCATAATGTGACCAAACAGAAACAACTTTAACTTTTCTATTGTTTTCATCAATGGCATAAACTAGACGATGCTTAATATTAATCCGCCTTGAATAATAACCCGTAAGATTTCCCGATAATTTTTCGTATGGTGGCTGATAGGGATTTTCTTTTAATATCTGAAGTAATTGTTTAAGGTTACTGTCGAGGTTAGCTAATTTTATTTTCTTAGCATCTTTCAAAGCCTTACGACTGAACTCAATTTTCCACACCATCTAATACCTTCAAAAATTCCTCTTCTGATACCCAATCATTTTCTGATTCTGCTTGTTTTACGGATTCTACTAAGCCTGGAATAGATTGCAAGTAAAGAGTTTCTTGTAAGCTATCCCAATCTTCCTTTGATAGTAACACTGCATCACCATTTTTACTGGTAATAATCACTGGTATATGGTCTTGGTTTACCCGTTGCACTAAACCAAATAAATTAGCTCTAGCTGTACTGGTATTTAGTGTTTTCATTTTGATTCTAGCTTGATTTTTGTACTTATTATTGTACTACTTTCAGGTGAAATTTTTTCAAATCTGTTTATCTATCACAAGATAAAGAGATTTAATGGTGGAGGGCGCTGGATAAATAAAAAGACTTCTCAAATATAGGAGCAATTGACTCTGCTGTTCTACCTTTTCTCCACTGCCAATGGTTATCCTGTCCATGATTTTTTATATTTTCAATGGTTTGATCAATTAATTGAGGTATTTCTTCAAATTCAGAGAAATTGTAGCCAATCTTCGCAGGATAATTAAGTTGATGATGAATGACAGGATAATCAGAAGCGATGATATAATAACCAGCCGAAGCTGCATCGCTAATTACTCCACTAGCACGGTAAAAATAACGCTCTTTGTCATAGTAAATGATTAATATATCTATTTGTTGTAACACTTTCAAATAGTCTTCTTGCCTAGTGGTATCTAAAAAAGTACCCTTTATTCCATCTAAATAAACAGGTTTTTGATTTATGGGTGTGCCGATAATTAATTCACATTGGTGATTACTTTGAGCGATA
It encodes:
- a CDS encoding type II toxin-antitoxin system Phd/YefM family antitoxin, with the protein product MKTLNTSTARANLFGLVQRVNQDHIPVIITSKNGDAVLLSKEDWDSLQETLYLQSIPGLVESVKQAESENDWVSEEEFLKVLDGVEN
- a CDS encoding Txe/YoeB family addiction module toxin, whose amino-acid sequence is MVWKIEFSRKALKDAKKIKLANLDSNLKQLLQILKENPYQPPYEKLSGNLTGYYSRRINIKHRLVYAIDENNRKVKVVSVWSHYE
- a CDS encoding LPS biosynthesis glycosyltransferase, giving the protein MSKKIFINPAPSTNKPSIGSFINQVFIIAYKENTDLLEKTLRDQGFQCEILRQPPLNETNKNYSPSYLCLLNHKGAWQRIININKPCLIIEADFVPVINMDQLPLAFPQNEEKLGINWLYTCAPQVYSVSSDMYAQGFSTSMVAYIISPQSAKYLIDLAEEIKEKYGEENYSSWDGEVDSYLRNRGLKNYIPFRCYGEHGGKPNLEHKKNGLSLKHRADILYSKLAFMPDYASNAKYPFLTLVQERFYGRIKGIGRFLFGKFIRLPVLKKSSVPWRILWFCVSKYVLF